In Pongo pygmaeus isolate AG05252 chromosome 13, NHGRI_mPonPyg2-v2.0_pri, whole genome shotgun sequence, one genomic interval encodes:
- the ODF2 gene encoding outer dense fiber protein 2 isoform X19, which produces MGRNRYSPACWFPSCGKNGVTSLTQKKVLRAPCGAPSVTVTKSHKRGMKGDTVNVRRSVRVKTKNPPHCLEITPPSSEKLVSVMRLSDLSTEDDDSGHCKMNRYDKKIDSLMNAVGCLKSEVKMQKGERQMAKRFLEERKEELEEVAHELAETEHENTVLRHNIERMKEEKDFTILQKKHLQQEKECLMSKLVEAEMDGAAAAKQVMALKDTIGKLKTEKQMTCTDINTLTRQKELLLQKLSTFEETNRTLRDLLREQHCKEDSERLMEQQGALLKRLAEADSEKARLLLLLQDKDKEVEELLQEIQCEKAQAKTASELSKSMESMRGHLQAQLRSKEAENSRLCMQIKNLERSGNQHKAEVEAIMEQLKELKQKGDRDKESLKKAIRAQKERAEKSEEYAEQLHVQLADKDLYVAEALSTLESWRSRYNQVVKDKGDLELEIIVLNDRVTDLVNQQQTLEEKMREDRDSLVERLHRQTAEYSAFKLENERLKASFAPMEDKLNQAHLEVQQLKASVKNYEGMIDNYKSQVMKTRLEADEVAAQLERCDKENKILKDEMNKEIEAARRQFQSQLADLQQLPDILKITEAKLAECQDQLQGYERKNIDLTAIISDLRSRVRDWQKGSHELTRAGARIPR; this is translated from the exons AATCCACCTCATTGCCTGGAGATCACGCCACCATCTTCAGAAAAGCTGGTGTCAGTGATGCGGTTAAGTGACCTCTCTACAGAAGATGATGACTCAGGTCACTGTAAAATGAACCGTTATGATAAGAAGATTGATAGTCTAATGAATGCGGTTGGTTGTCTGAAGTCTGAG GTCAAGATGCAAAAGGGTGAGCGCCAGATGGCCAAAAGGTTCCTGGAGGAACGGAAGGAAGAGCTGGAGGAGGTGGCCCATGAACTGGCCGAGACTGAGCACGAGAACACGGTGCTAAGACACAACATCGAGCGCATGAAGGAGGAGAAGGACTTCACCAT ACTTCAGAAGAAACACCTACAACAGGAGAAGGAGTGCCTCATGTCCAAGCTGGTGGAGGCAGAAATGGATGGGGCTGCGGCTGCCAAGCAGGTCATGGCCTTGAAGGATACCATCGGGAAGCTGAAAACG GAGAAACAAATGACCTGCACGGACATCAACACCCTGACAAGGCAGAAGGAACTTCTCCTGCAGAAGCTGAGCACATTTGAGGAGACCAACCGCACCCTCCGAGACCTCCTGAGGGAACAGCACTGCAAAGAG GATTCTGAAAGACTAATGGAACAACAAGGAGCACTACTGAAACGGCTGGCAGAGGCCGACTCAGAGAAAGCG CGCCTGCTGTTACTGCTGCAAGACAAGGACAAGGAGGTGGAAGAGCTCCTTCAGGAAATACAATGTGAGAAG GCTCAAGCAAAGACAGCCTCTGAGCTTTCTAAATCCATGGAGTCCATGCGTGGGCATTTGCAGGCACAGCTTCGGTCCAAAGAGGCTGAGAATAGTCGCCTGTGCATGCAGATCAAG AATCTGGAGCGCAGTGGGAATCAGCACAAGGCAGAAGTGGAGGCCATCATGGAGCAGCTGAAGGAGTTGAAGCAGAAGGGAGACCGAGACAAAGAGAGCTTGAAGAAGGCCATCCGAGCCCAGAAGGAGCGAGCCGAGAAGAGCGAGGAGTACGCTGAGCAGCTGCACGTGCAACTCGCCGACAAG GATCTTTATGTTGCTGAAGCTTTATCCACTCTGGAGTCCTGGAGGAGCCGCTACAACCAAGTTGTAAAAGACAAGGGAGACCTCGAGCTGGAAATTATTGTCCTGAATGA CCGGGTAACAGATCTCGTAAACCAACAACAAACCTTGGAGGAGAAGATGCGGGAAGACCGGGATAGCCTGGTGGAGAGACTGCACCGTCAGACTGCTGAGTATTCCGCATTCAAGCTGGAGAATGAGAGGCTGAAG GCCAGCTTTGCTCCAATGGAGGACAAACTCAACCAGGCACACCTCGAGGTCCAGCAGCTGAAGGCCTCAGTGAAGAACTATGAGGGGATGATTGACAACTATAAGAGTCAG GTGATGAAGACCAGGTTGGAGGCTGATGAAGTAGCTGCCCAGCTAGAACGCTGTGACAAAGAGAACAAGATCCTTAAAGATGAGATGAACAAAGAGATTGAGGCG GCACGAAGGCAGTTCCAGTCTCAGCTGGCTGACCTGCAGCAGCTCCCTGACATCCTGAAGATCACGGAGGCGAAGCTGGCTGAGTGCCAAGACCAACTGCAGGGCTATGAGCGGAAGAACATCGACCTCACAGCCATCATATCAGACCTGCGCAGCCGGGTAAGGGACTGGCAGAAAGGGTCCCACGAACTGACCCGAGCAGGGGCCCGCATACCAAGATGA
- the ODF2 gene encoding outer dense fiber protein 2 isoform X18, translating into MSASSSGGSPRFPSCGKNGVTSLTQKKVLRAPCGAPSVTVTKSHKRGMKGDTVNVRRSVRVKTKNPPHCLEITPPSSEKLVSVMRLSDLSTEDDDSGHCKMNRYDKKIDSLMNAVGCLKSEVKMQKGERQMAKRFLEERKEELEEVAHELAETEHENTVLRHNIERMKEEKDFTILQKKHLQQEKECLMSKLVEAEMDGAAAAKQVMALKDTIGKLKTEKQMTCTDINTLTRQKELLLQKLSTFEETNRTLRDLLREQHCKEDSERLMEQQGALLKRLAEADSEKARLLLLLQDKDKEVEELLQEIQCEKAQAKTASELSKSMESMRGHLQAQLRSKEAENSRLCMQIKNLERSGNQHKAEVEAIMEQLKELKQKGDRDKESLKKAIRAQKERAEKSEEYAEQLHVQLADKDLYVAEALSTLESWRSRYNQVVKDKGDLELEIIVLNDRVTDLVNQQQTLEEKMREDRDSLVERLHRQTAEYSAFKLENERLKASFAPMEDKLNQAHLEVQQLKASVKNYEGMIDNYKSQVMKTRLEADEVAAQLERCDKENKILKDEMNKEIEAARRQFQSQLADLQQLPDILKITEAKLAECQDQLQGYERKNIDLTAIISDLRSRVRDWQKGSHELTRAGARIPR; encoded by the exons AATCCACCTCATTGCCTGGAGATCACGCCACCATCTTCAGAAAAGCTGGTGTCAGTGATGCGGTTAAGTGACCTCTCTACAGAAGATGATGACTCAGGTCACTGTAAAATGAACCGTTATGATAAGAAGATTGATAGTCTAATGAATGCGGTTGGTTGTCTGAAGTCTGAG GTCAAGATGCAAAAGGGTGAGCGCCAGATGGCCAAAAGGTTCCTGGAGGAACGGAAGGAAGAGCTGGAGGAGGTGGCCCATGAACTGGCCGAGACTGAGCACGAGAACACGGTGCTAAGACACAACATCGAGCGCATGAAGGAGGAGAAGGACTTCACCAT ACTTCAGAAGAAACACCTACAACAGGAGAAGGAGTGCCTCATGTCCAAGCTGGTGGAGGCAGAAATGGATGGGGCTGCGGCTGCCAAGCAGGTCATGGCCTTGAAGGATACCATCGGGAAGCTGAAAACG GAGAAACAAATGACCTGCACGGACATCAACACCCTGACAAGGCAGAAGGAACTTCTCCTGCAGAAGCTGAGCACATTTGAGGAGACCAACCGCACCCTCCGAGACCTCCTGAGGGAACAGCACTGCAAAGAG GATTCTGAAAGACTAATGGAACAACAAGGAGCACTACTGAAACGGCTGGCAGAGGCCGACTCAGAGAAAGCG CGCCTGCTGTTACTGCTGCAAGACAAGGACAAGGAGGTGGAAGAGCTCCTTCAGGAAATACAATGTGAGAAG GCTCAAGCAAAGACAGCCTCTGAGCTTTCTAAATCCATGGAGTCCATGCGTGGGCATTTGCAGGCACAGCTTCGGTCCAAAGAGGCTGAGAATAGTCGCCTGTGCATGCAGATCAAG AATCTGGAGCGCAGTGGGAATCAGCACAAGGCAGAAGTGGAGGCCATCATGGAGCAGCTGAAGGAGTTGAAGCAGAAGGGAGACCGAGACAAAGAGAGCTTGAAGAAGGCCATCCGAGCCCAGAAGGAGCGAGCCGAGAAGAGCGAGGAGTACGCTGAGCAGCTGCACGTGCAACTCGCCGACAAG GATCTTTATGTTGCTGAAGCTTTATCCACTCTGGAGTCCTGGAGGAGCCGCTACAACCAAGTTGTAAAAGACAAGGGAGACCTCGAGCTGGAAATTATTGTCCTGAATGA CCGGGTAACAGATCTCGTAAACCAACAACAAACCTTGGAGGAGAAGATGCGGGAAGACCGGGATAGCCTGGTGGAGAGACTGCACCGTCAGACTGCTGAGTATTCCGCATTCAAGCTGGAGAATGAGAGGCTGAAG GCCAGCTTTGCTCCAATGGAGGACAAACTCAACCAGGCACACCTCGAGGTCCAGCAGCTGAAGGCCTCAGTGAAGAACTATGAGGGGATGATTGACAACTATAAGAGTCAG GTGATGAAGACCAGGTTGGAGGCTGATGAAGTAGCTGCCCAGCTAGAACGCTGTGACAAAGAGAACAAGATCCTTAAAGATGAGATGAACAAAGAGATTGAGGCG GCACGAAGGCAGTTCCAGTCTCAGCTGGCTGACCTGCAGCAGCTCCCTGACATCCTGAAGATCACGGAGGCGAAGCTGGCTGAGTGCCAAGACCAACTGCAGGGCTATGAGCGGAAGAACATCGACCTCACAGCCATCATATCAGACCTGCGCAGCCGGGTAAGGGACTGGCAGAAAGGGTCCCACGAACTGACCCGAGCAGGGGCCCGCATACCAAGATGA